In Rhodothermus sp., one DNA window encodes the following:
- the ndk gene encoding nucleoside-diphosphate kinase produces the protein MEQTLAILKPDCVRRGLIGEVIRRIEAAGFRIRAMKMVHLTKQEAEGFYAVHRGRPFFEELTTFMSSGPCVPMVLEKENAVADFRALIGATDPAEAAEGTIRREFAESKGQNIVHGSDSVENARIEINYFFPTIALVDRS, from the coding sequence ATGGAACAGACGCTGGCGATTCTTAAGCCTGACTGCGTACGGCGCGGTCTGATTGGCGAAGTGATTCGTCGGATCGAAGCCGCCGGTTTTCGCATTCGGGCCATGAAGATGGTACATCTGACCAAGCAGGAAGCCGAAGGCTTTTATGCCGTGCACCGGGGCCGACCGTTTTTTGAGGAGCTGACAACTTTTATGTCGAGTGGCCCCTGTGTACCCATGGTGTTGGAGAAGGAAAACGCGGTGGCCGACTTTCGCGCCCTGATCGGCGCAACCGATCCGGCCGAAGCAGCCGAGGGCACGATCCGGCGCGAATTTGCCGAATCCAAAGGCCAGAACATTGTGCACGGCTCCGACTCGGTCGAAAATGCCCGCATCGAAATCAACTACTTCTTCCCGACGATTGCACTGGTGGACCGCAGCTAA
- a CDS encoding DUF1343 domain-containing protein, with the protein MHWWTAANRLGAGLLLLLLAGCFTKVPSERVRTGAEVLAARHFDLLRGKRVGLITNHTARIDTMHLIDRLMAEPDVHLVALFAPEHGLRGTAAAGEEIRDGRDVRTGLPVFSLYGATRKPTPEMLASLDVLVFDLQDVGARCYTYISTLGLAMQAAAEVGIPFVVLDRPNPLGGTLLSGFVLEPAHASFVGLYPIPLVYGLTIGELARLIQGERLLPNVAHLELIVVPLEGWHRPMQWPDTGLPWRPPSPNLPTFEAALAYPGTVLFEAVDGSEGRGTDAPFLQVGTSWANAQALADTLNARRLPGVRFEPISFVPQPRPGAPHPRYEGTQLHGVRLHITDRRQFRPVVTGIHLLHAFYHQAPPTYRDTFIQRPDWLARLVGTERLYELLRAGASPERIIATWRNEVAAFQERRQPYLLY; encoded by the coding sequence TTGCACTGGTGGACCGCAGCTAACAGGCTGGGAGCTGGCCTTCTGTTACTGCTGCTGGCGGGCTGTTTCACCAAGGTCCCTTCAGAACGCGTACGCACAGGCGCCGAAGTGCTGGCCGCCCGCCACTTTGATTTATTGCGGGGCAAGCGGGTCGGGCTGATCACCAATCACACAGCCCGCATCGATACGATGCACCTGATCGATCGGTTGATGGCTGAGCCCGACGTGCACCTGGTGGCGTTGTTTGCGCCGGAGCACGGACTACGAGGCACAGCCGCGGCCGGTGAGGAGATTCGGGATGGGCGAGATGTGCGTACGGGTCTGCCGGTTTTCAGCCTCTATGGCGCCACGCGCAAGCCCACCCCGGAAATGCTGGCGAGCCTCGACGTGCTTGTGTTCGACCTGCAGGATGTGGGAGCGCGTTGTTACACGTATATCTCGACCCTGGGGCTGGCCATGCAGGCCGCTGCTGAAGTCGGCATCCCATTCGTCGTACTGGATCGCCCGAATCCACTGGGTGGGACATTACTCTCCGGCTTCGTGCTGGAGCCGGCGCACGCTTCGTTTGTCGGGCTCTACCCCATTCCCCTGGTCTATGGCCTTACGATCGGCGAGCTGGCCCGGTTGATTCAGGGCGAACGATTATTGCCGAACGTGGCGCATCTGGAGCTGATTGTCGTGCCTCTGGAGGGATGGCACCGTCCCATGCAATGGCCTGATACGGGTCTGCCCTGGCGTCCGCCCAGTCCTAACCTGCCCACGTTCGAGGCAGCGCTGGCCTATCCAGGCACCGTGCTCTTTGAAGCTGTTGACGGAAGTGAGGGCCGCGGTACCGATGCTCCCTTCCTGCAGGTAGGCACGTCCTGGGCCAATGCGCAGGCACTGGCCGATACGCTCAACGCTCGCCGCCTTCCCGGTGTCCGCTTCGAGCCCATCTCGTTCGTGCCGCAACCGCGTCCCGGTGCACCTCATCCTCGCTACGAGGGCACGCAGTTACACGGCGTACGCCTGCACATCACTGACCGCCGGCAGTTTCGGCCGGTTGTGACGGGCATCCATCTGCTGCATGCCTTTTACCATCAGGCGCCCCCCACCTACCGCGACACGTTCATACAGCGTCCGGACTGGCTGGCCCGTCTGGTTGGTACCGAGCGTCTCTATGAGCTGCTGCGCGCTGGAGCTTCGCCCGAAAGGATCATCGCCACCTGGCGCAACGAAGTGGCAGCATTTCAGGAGCGACGCCAGCCCTACCTCCTTTACTGA
- a CDS encoding DUF3098 domain-containing protein, translating to MVFSRRNYQLLLVGVALVVLGFTIMAIEHELDGFWSRHVAPVLIVAGYLEVIWAILWRPRAAKANQ from the coding sequence ATGGTTTTTTCACGCCGCAATTATCAGTTATTGCTGGTAGGCGTTGCGCTGGTGGTGCTGGGTTTTACGATCATGGCCATTGAGCATGAGTTGGACGGCTTCTGGTCGCGCCACGTGGCGCCTGTGCTTATTGTGGCAGGTTATCTGGAAGTGATCTGGGCTATTCTCTGGCGGCCACGTGCTGCAAAGGCCAATCAGTAA
- the dacB gene encoding D-alanyl-D-alanine carboxypeptidase/D-alanyl-D-alanine-endopeptidase: MRLSRLLYLALLVLLSTTGWPTSPVLEARLENVRSHLAAEQAFWGVYVADAANGQVLVAQHADRGLLPASTHKLLTTATALDLLGPDYRYRTVLYFNGRIDGTTLHGDLILRGSGDPTFGSPSWPGPDPLKQWAQELARMGIRRIEGRLIGDDNRFDDRPYADGWDIDYVTSQINLGLGFAVSGLSYHNNVVRLRMEATRPGASITVTQEPFAYLTLENRAYTAARRYGEAIQLERTFASEHLRLTGSLPINHRGTIEIPVAHPTRYTLEAFRHYLEQAGITVAAELFDVDDLPRPPRYNQRHALLVHFSPPLAEIVRVINHQSHNFYAEQVFRTLSPDGSAEGAARRIRAFLHRQGIDTRGLTIRDGSGLSRKNLVPPAVLGQLLVAMQHHPARIAFQASLPHGGAPGSTLADRLQDIPVRAKTGSLLHVRTLSGYLTTRDGRMLAFALMANNYTIPTSRIVNALDQMVRTLYMTP, from the coding sequence ATGCGTCTGTCTCGCCTGCTGTATCTGGCCCTCCTGGTCCTTCTAAGTACAACAGGCTGGCCTACATCACCCGTGCTTGAAGCCCGTCTGGAAAACGTGCGAAGCCATCTGGCCGCTGAGCAGGCGTTCTGGGGTGTATACGTGGCCGATGCAGCCAACGGTCAGGTGCTGGTTGCCCAGCATGCCGACCGAGGGCTCCTGCCGGCTTCTACCCATAAACTGCTGACCACAGCCACTGCGCTGGACCTGCTGGGTCCTGACTACCGCTACCGAACGGTCCTGTATTTCAATGGCCGTATCGATGGGACTACGCTGCACGGCGACCTGATCCTGCGTGGCTCGGGCGATCCAACGTTCGGTAGCCCTTCCTGGCCCGGCCCCGATCCACTCAAGCAATGGGCACAGGAACTGGCCCGTATGGGCATTCGGCGGATTGAGGGACGCCTGATTGGAGATGATAATCGCTTCGACGATCGCCCTTATGCAGACGGCTGGGATATCGACTATGTCACCTCACAGATCAACCTGGGTCTGGGCTTTGCCGTCAGCGGCCTTTCCTACCACAACAACGTTGTACGCCTGCGCATGGAAGCTACCCGACCGGGGGCCTCCATCACAGTTACCCAGGAGCCCTTTGCCTATCTGACCCTTGAAAACCGGGCCTACACCGCTGCCCGACGCTACGGCGAGGCGATTCAACTTGAACGTACATTTGCCTCCGAGCACCTCCGCCTGACCGGTTCACTGCCGATCAACCATCGAGGCACCATCGAAATTCCGGTAGCCCACCCTACCCGTTACACCCTGGAAGCTTTCCGCCATTACCTGGAGCAGGCGGGCATTACCGTAGCAGCCGAACTGTTCGACGTGGACGACCTGCCCCGCCCTCCCCGCTACAATCAACGCCATGCGCTACTGGTGCACTTTTCGCCCCCCCTGGCAGAGATCGTACGCGTCATCAATCATCAAAGCCATAACTTTTACGCCGAACAGGTTTTTCGGACCCTGAGTCCGGATGGATCGGCCGAAGGCGCTGCCCGGCGCATACGGGCTTTCCTGCATCGTCAGGGGATTGATACGCGGGGGCTCACCATTCGAGACGGCTCGGGACTTTCCCGCAAAAACCTGGTCCCTCCGGCTGTACTGGGCCAGCTACTGGTCGCTATGCAACACCATCCGGCACGTATTGCTTTCCAAGCATCACTTCCTCACGGCGGCGCGCCCGGTTCGACGCTGGCCGACCGACTGCAGGATATTCCTGTACGCGCCAAAACGGGCTCTCTGCTGCATGTACGCACGTTGAGTGGATACCTTACGACGCGCGATGGTCGTATGTTGGCCTTTGCGTTGATGGCGAACAATTATACCATCCCGACCTCTCGCATTGTAAATGCGCTGGATCAGATGGTTCGGACGCTATACATGACCCCTTAG
- the mreD gene encoding rod shape-determining protein MreD — protein MPALLLSPTTLGRLLKITLQGVLAVLLQWLVLNRLRLWGAYPDAVLLFVAYLGLAYGRRVGLVGGFTSGLLLDALLDSWGLHTFTKSLMGFLTGLFALEKPEAFRPTLTQAFLGGLVLALVHNGLLVALLALSAGTRTAFMIEVLWLGSALYTAVLGVLIVLLRP, from the coding sequence ATGCCCGCTTTGCTACTGTCGCCCACTACTTTGGGCCGCCTGCTGAAAATAACCCTGCAGGGCGTGCTGGCTGTCCTGCTGCAATGGCTGGTGCTCAACCGCCTGCGTCTGTGGGGGGCCTATCCGGACGCAGTACTGCTGTTTGTGGCTTATCTCGGACTGGCCTACGGCCGCCGTGTGGGTCTGGTGGGTGGGTTTACCAGTGGCCTCCTGTTGGATGCGTTGCTTGATAGCTGGGGACTGCATACGTTTACAAAAAGCTTGATGGGCTTTCTGACGGGCCTGTTTGCCCTGGAAAAACCGGAAGCGTTTCGTCCAACGCTAACGCAGGCCTTTCTGGGAGGGCTCGTACTGGCCCTGGTTCACAATGGACTGCTGGTGGCTCTGCTGGCCCTCTCAGCCGGTACGCGCACGGCCTTTATGATCGAAGTGCTCTGGCTGGGCAGTGCCCTGTACACTGCCGTCCTGGGTGTATTGATCGTTCTGCTCCGACCGTAA
- a CDS encoding NAD(P)-dependent oxidoreductase, translating into MAAVAVIGLGRMGYPIAHNLLKAGYDVVVYNRTPEKAAPLVTEGARQAQCPGEAARATGLVLTMVSDDAALKAVVEGPDGLLAQLPPGGIHVAMSTISTELSTRLSRQHQARGQFFVGAPVFGRPEAATAAQLRIVVAGPPEAIERCRPVLEVLGSRLFLVGTSPAKAHLVKLAGNFLLASMLEALGEAFALIRKGGLEPQQFFEIIDALFGSPIYHNYGQLIATQRYTPPGFALPLGLKDVRLARQAAHALQVPMPLASLIENHLVEALATGLQDVDWAALAEIAARHAGLPSAAS; encoded by the coding sequence ATGGCTGCTGTTGCGGTGATCGGTCTGGGACGCATGGGCTATCCCATAGCGCACAATTTATTGAAAGCCGGCTACGACGTGGTCGTCTACAATCGCACCCCGGAAAAGGCCGCCCCGCTGGTTACCGAAGGGGCCCGACAGGCGCAATGCCCGGGTGAAGCGGCCCGTGCCACTGGCCTGGTGCTCACCATGGTGTCCGACGACGCGGCCCTGAAAGCCGTGGTGGAAGGCCCCGACGGCCTGCTGGCACAGCTGCCGCCCGGTGGCATCCATGTGGCGATGAGCACCATCAGCACAGAGCTCTCCACGCGTCTGAGCCGCCAACATCAAGCGCGGGGGCAGTTTTTTGTTGGGGCCCCTGTCTTTGGGCGGCCTGAGGCAGCCACAGCGGCTCAGCTCCGCATCGTGGTAGCAGGACCACCCGAAGCCATCGAGCGATGCCGTCCCGTGCTTGAGGTGCTTGGCAGCCGATTGTTCCTTGTAGGCACATCGCCGGCAAAGGCGCACCTGGTCAAATTGGCCGGGAATTTTCTGTTGGCCTCGATGTTGGAAGCGCTGGGCGAGGCCTTTGCGCTGATACGCAAGGGCGGGCTGGAGCCGCAGCAATTTTTTGAAATCATCGATGCACTGTTTGGCTCTCCCATCTACCACAATTACGGCCAGCTAATCGCCACGCAACGCTACACGCCTCCGGGCTTTGCCCTACCGCTGGGCCTGAAAGATGTACGGTTGGCCCGGCAGGCGGCCCATGCCCTCCAGGTACCCATGCCACTGGCTTCGCTGATAGAAAACCACCTCGTTGAAGCCCTGGCTACCGGATTGCAGGATGTTGACTGGGCAGCCCTGGCCGAGATTGCGGCCCGCCATGCCGGATTGCCTTCGGCCGCTTCTTAG